In one Antennarius striatus isolate MH-2024 chromosome 1, ASM4005453v1, whole genome shotgun sequence genomic region, the following are encoded:
- the LOC137596407 gene encoding transmembrane protein 138-like: MRSRSALFNGNRVYECSAALDPSWSNSSPGYPVLGPGTLQTRNYFLVLLIQLSLLSFDLFVNSFSELLREEPAIQLVLFIIQDIATLFNLIIILLMMFNTFVFQVGLVAILLERFRALLMLSTLYLTFSIILHSWLVNVRWLNTNGFVWTDGLHVLFVFQRTASVLYYYFYKRTAEYLGDPRLYEDSPWLQEVFARVRQ, from the exons ATGCGCAGCAGGAGCGCGCTCTTCAatggaaat CGTGTGTATGAGTGCAGTGCAGCGTTGGATCCATCGTGGAGCAACAGTTCACCTGGGTACCCGGTCTTGGGGCCGGGGACGCTTCAAACCAGGAATTACTTCTTGGTGCTACTGATTCAGCTCAGCCTGCTCTCCTTTGATCTGTTTGTTAACTCTTTCAGTGAACTCCTGAGGGAGGAACCGGCTATCCAGCTGGTACTTTTCAT CATCCAGGACATCGCCACCCTATTTAATCTGATCATCATTCTTTTGATGATGTTCAACACCTTCGTGTTCCAGGTTGGCCTGGTTGCCATACTGCTGGAGCGATTTAGAGCTCTGCTAATGCTTTCTACTCTCTATTTGACCTTCAGTATCATACTCCATTCCTGGCTTGTG aaTGTACGCTGGCTAAATACCAATGGATTCGTCTGGACAGATGGtcttcatgtgctttttgtgttcCAAAGAACAG CGTCTGTGCTGTACTACTACTTCTACAAGAGAACCGCAGAGTACCTGGGTGACCCTCGTCTCTATGAGGATTCACCGTGGTTGCAGGAAGTTTTTGCTCGGGTCAGGCAGTGA